DNA from Caldisericaceae bacterium:
GAAGGTGATATTACCGAGGAAGATACTGAAGCAATAGTTAATGCAGCAAACTCGTATTTGTCTCATGGAGGTGGCGTAGCGCTTGCAATTGTTAAAAAAGGAGGAAATGAAATTCAGTTAGAGAGCAATGAAATTGTTAAAAGAAATGGACCTCTTAAGGTAGGAGAAGCAGTTCTTACAAAAGGCTATAAGTTAAAAGCAAGATACGTAATCCATGTTGTTGGACCACAATGGGGAGAAGGAGATGAAGAAA
Protein-coding regions in this window:
- a CDS encoding macro domain-containing protein, with amino-acid sequence MEKYVRTINNTKISVVEGDITEEDTEAIVNAANSYLSHGGGVALAIVKKGGNEIQLESNEIVKRNGPLKVGEAVLTKGYKLKARYVIHVVGPQWGEGDEE